The genomic region AAAGatcagatgttttatttttagagtccATTTGAATATTTGTTAGATTGTTCACGACTTTAGATATTGTCTTTTAAGTatatgaaagaatatataaaacactgaaataaaaaatagtaatatgtTTGCTTTTAGAACTACATTTCTCTCTTCCACActcacttttcttctcccttaAAGTCTTAAGTTAGAATTGAATGACAGAAGAATAAAGAGGCAGGGCTGAATTACTAATATTTTCACCATCTGAAAACAGCATGCTACTGCCACTTCTCTCAGAGGTTAATGGATACCCACGAACAATTTATTTCAAGCCCTGAGATTatctcataaaaataaacttaagaaaaaaaaatcactgttttttttaaagaggtgaaaCGGACCTTAAGAGATCTTCTGTTCAACCCTTGATATTACAGAAGTAGTGAGGATTCTGACGAATTAGTATTTGGGATAGGACCAAACCCAGATCTCTCAAGGCCTGCCCTCACCTGTGGCTTCTGTAAAGCTGGCCCTTAATCTCTATCAGTGAGGTGGCCAGTGTCTGGCTGACAGTTTGGATCTGAATGAGTACTCTGTGGGGGATATTATTTCTCTCTGCATGGAGTagaaacaagggggaaaaacatgtttttagaaAACAACTAACATGAATATGGAATATAATATGAAACAGAAGACCAGCTTCTCTACCTTTAGCACAGATTATGACTCAAAGCAGTTAGCCCTTTGAGAATTCTCTAACGACTATTGAAACATTTCATGTTTAAGTCCATGCCCATTCAAACATTTGCCAATTCATAACAAAGGTAACAGACGTGCTTATCTGGATCTTCTTTCAGTCTAATCTCTCTATACCAATTGCTCACATAAGTGTGCTTAAGGTCAAATTCCTACAGTATTCATTACATTTTAGCCAGGCTATATATTTGATTCTTCTTAGATTTCTTGGAGTTCAGAAGGTTATAGATCTTTTGAAGTCAGTGTAGTATAGTTATAGGTTACAATGATTTGTGGTTCTGTGATTACAAATAAATAGGTGGGATGCCTTAGAGAGCTTGGGCTTCATGTCAAAGTCCTAAAGTGCAATGGAAGACTGGAGAGCTACAGTAATCGTCATCCCCTGACTCCCAGTGCTTTATTGGTGTATGATCTCAGGAGTCATTTAACTTTGCTGTGCCTCTATTTTGCTCTCTGTGATAGAACTATGCAGGTGTTATATGACATGTCAAAAGTGCTCTGGATTCTATAAAAAAAGACACTCTACAGAGAGCTTTTAAAGCCACCTCCCCAGAGCCAAAGTCGAGGGAActgcaaaaagaaataattcagaattttaattcCATATAACTTACCTATATCGCTCCTCTTGTAAGGCCTGCATTATTAATGAATAGTCTCTCTGATAATGTTCCTTGAGAGTCTCAAAGGATTCCTCTAGTCTGGCCTGTGTTTCCCGGATCTCCTGGATCTCATGTAGTAGTGCATCAAATCCTGAGCTCTGCATGTCCAGGGTGTTTGTTTTGGAGCTGGACGCTCCTACAGCAATGCCTCCAGTGGTGCTGTTGGCTCCCACTGAGCCTGAAGTGGCACTAGAACAATCTTCCTCACTACCATATTTTGGGCTTGATTGAAAGTTTGAAATCACCCCCAAACCCTTTCCCCCATCATCCACTTGCCCTTCCTCTAAAGAGTCCTTCAGGTTAGGGATATTGTCTGCACTGCCAAATTTATTCCGAATTAGTGAGGCAATCTCTCTGGGTTTTGAGACTACAGCCCCTGCTGCCGAATGGGTCGCCTGGGAGAAGCTAGAAAGTCCACCTTTGACACTGTCCACCACACCTTCGCTGAAGCCAGTCACCTTTGCTCCCACATCCTTCAGACCTTGGTGCATGTCCCTGAAGACATCCTTCGGCTGCCGGGGAATCCCATTCTGCTCCACCTCTCGGAGCTTTCTGTGGTAGTGCTCAAGCTTCTTTTGTAGCTGGAGGATGGTTTGGGCGGATTTCTGGTTCTTCTTCTCAAAGACCTGCTTGATGCGGGCAGCCTGCTGCTTGTCTGCACTGTTGGCAAGCTTTAAGTACTCAGCAACGTTGTCGTCCCTGGCTGTTTGTGCAATCTTGATCTGTTCTGTGAGCTTCAGGATTTTCTGCTGCAGGTGAGCAATCGCAGCCTTTGTGCGCTGAGGGTCTGGTGTTCCATCCACAGAGTCTGTGTGGATGCTTCCATCGGTGCTGGAGGCCACTGCACTGGAAGTCTGGGCGAGGCTGCTTACTTCCAACCGCTCAATCTAGTGTACAAATGAGAAGTGGATGTTAGAAGGAGCCCAAGAAGACGACCTCTCCAGAATCACTAGGCCAAATACATTGAAAATTTATCTACTCTCAGACCTCTGCACTGATAGTTGACCTAATTCCTCCCATCCTATACAAGCCCCATCTCCCTTTTGGATACTGTCCTTATACAAGTATACTTTGCCTTACAcaaaaaagacatatgaaaaaagATCTGCACAAGATGTAAACTGGGAGCATTCTTCCTTTGTTAGAAAATTTATTacagtatttctttaaataacaaaGCTCCCctagttgtttatatttttttacaaagattttatttacttgagagagaaagagagagtgagagagtgaacacaagcaggggaaaggcagacagagagggagaagcagactccccactgagcaggaagccccaatCGGGGCTTGATCgcgatcagggcctgagctgaaggcagacgcttaactgactgaggcacacaggtgcccctgctaaTGGGTTTATAGCATGACTTCATTCACAAACATTCTTCACACACACTTTTGTGAAACAAGGTACATCTGCATTTCAATTTAATTacatgaaaatcattttattattcagaCATTGCTATAATTCCAATCCATGCTCTCAGATTATGGTTATCcaaaatgttggtgagaataGGTTATTTTACTGGCTAGAtataaaaatccaatttttatCACAGTGTCTTTTTACCCAAAGTATGTCAAGGGTAATGGGATTATTCTCTCTCTAATAGGGACACTCAATTGGTAGCTGGAGACAGGTGAAGGTAAGAATGAGACGGTATTGCTCCAAGTGCCAAGGTTGAATGTggtatacattattattattatatattaggGTTAATATACCAGGTCACAAGTAACTATGATATACCTAGGCGAGAAAAGTGAATACTCAGGGGGAGAGACAGTAAGAGGTAAGAAGTTAATCAAGTCAGCAAGTAAGTTCAGGCCTTCTGGAGCTCAGCTTCTTTGAGttctattcagtttttttttttttttttagtgagacaAGGGACTGCAAAACACAAACAATGACTATCCTTCATATGGGTGAGCGACCATTCgaaggagatgaagaaaaagacaagttcCTCATATGTGAAAACTGAAACCATCCTATTTCAAAGCCATTAGCCAAAGCTAGAAAGAGGTCAGGTTTCCCTAACTCAGGAGAGAAAAACCCTCAGGTTTGGCTTGTCATGAACTGGAGTAGGGCTCATGCAAAAAGTCTGTAGAAACTGCTCTCTACTACGCAgtagcagaaataaataataaaagaaccatctcggggcatctgggtggctcagctggtttagcatctgtctgtctgccttcggttcaggtcatgatcccaggttcctgggactgagccccacatcaggctccccccgctcagcagagagtctgctttctctccttctgcccctacccctgccctgctctctctctctctcaaataaataaataaataaaatcttaaaaaaaaacaacaaccccatCTCAGGGTAATAAAAATGGCCAGTATGAGTGTCAAATTATAAATTTACCATCTTGGAAATTAAGATCATATCCCTTTATTTGGTCCTCATTCCAAAATCTATAGCCAGCAGCAATCTGATAGAAAGAACTGTATAGGGGGGTGGGagatcagggtaccaggtggtgggtattatagagggcatggattgcatggagcactgggtgtgatgaaaaaataatgaatactttttttctgaaaataaataaatcaatttaattaaaaaaattaaaaaaaaagaaagaactgtatATAGGTTACCCTCATATTTTAGAAGTGTGAATTACATTTTTGTGATAATACACCAAATCTGAAATATTCGTGAAATACTGGTAATTAACTTGTCAGTCTTTTTTTCACCTCAGTTTTATctcctcagtttcccatctgagAAGGAATTATGGTGATCTCTAACTCCAAAAATATTAGTTCATTAGTGGAAAGTTCATTACTGGAATTAATGTATTACTACTGATgtgaataaaaacacattatttctttttcagatgaacaaatgagaaataatgtacatttaaataaaatcaaaagataatttaaaactgaaatgaagagCAAAATGACATTATGTTCATtccactaattaaaaaaatatccagaatagtGTAGGGACTAGcacaataattattttgtataacTTCCTCCATCTGCCCCATTAATTTTAGGTACAAGCTAATAAGCAGTgaaagggccagagggaaagCAGCAGAAAGGAGAATGAGCCAGAGTTCCAGAAAACCACGTTGCCAAAAGTTGAAAAAGGAGCTCCCGGAAACCCACTTTCTTCAGTGCCTTACAGTCACTCTCTTAAGTTGTACAGGGTTTCCACtatgtgattttctttctgaaagggATTTCAGATCCCACAACTACAGTATACAATAGATCAGATCTCACAACTACAATATGTAATTCAGGGTATAGTATGTACCCTGATTGTGTATTCAGTTAACAGCTCAAAATCTACCACAGTGTGGAAAGGAAAGCAACTACAAAGTATcactgattcaaaaaaaaaaaaaaaaaaagtatcactgaTTCAAGACTACAAGTTCATGTATTATCTAGTTTTCTTAGGTTCTTTGCTATTAATTTGAATATCATCTTACATGTAGTCTATTGTCTAAAGAAGTGCAGATACAGAAGTCAAGTTTAATTATTACTCAGGGAACATAAATATGGATCATACTGGTGAAAATATAGCTTTGGTACTAGAAtcatagttttattatatttctaaatttgaaaaaagaacaaaatttctatgtaattttttacAAATGATGACAGTTtagttctgattttatttccctaCACAGTGGCGGAAGAAGTAAGCCATATTATCTTTAATCTGACTTCTGCCCTACCTAGGCTGTTTGGGGCCACACTATATTCCACCAGTATATGACTCCCACTTAGAGTCATCAATATCCCTGCAAGAGTACATCTGACAGAACCCACTGTTCTCAGCCTCCAAAGAAAACTAACCCACAGCTTCAGCAGGAGGGTAGTTTAACACCTGAAACCATGAATCACTTGATGACTCAGTGACTCTTCCAAAATTTTGGCAAGCACtatccttaaaaaggaaggagagagaagaggcagaaattgtgagaggcagggaggagaaataaaagaggagaggaagaggaagagaggtggCAAGAAAAAGATAATACTGAACTACAGAATTATAGCACAGGGGCTGTGAATACCCTCTGGGTATCTTCTGAGCTATGAACAAAAGCCTTCAGAGACAAGAATATTTAAGCCGTGAGTTATACATGCACCAACTGAAGAGTGGTTCTCTTTTTCAAATGCCTTTGCTGGCATGTTAGGCTatctatatataacaaaataaaattagattcctATCCTCATTCCAGACAGGTAACTAAACTGCAGATGTTAAAAGCAAATTTTACAACTTTTGGAAGGCAGTATTGGAAAATACAGCGGGGAGGATTTTCTTAAACATACAAGAAAAGGcacaaatcagaaaaacaaaattactgaCTATGGCTACATTTAGTGTAGTAGTGAAGCATAGAATCTGGCATGAAATTGCTTGGGTTCAAGTCTAGCTTTGTTACTTACTAGTCATGCGACCCTGGCtgggcaagttaattaacttctgcatccatttcatcaactgtaaaatggagaaaatactaATACCTATTTCAGAAGACTGTTttgaagatgaaataataaacataaaaacactcaaaaaatagTCCTGGGCACAGAGTAAGCAGTTAATACTGGCTATTATTTTTGTACCATTCtaggtgattatttttaaaaattcaaatgttaaaaGATTCTAGAATATACTCAAGATCTTTCACATTTCAGGCATAATCATAGGAGACAGAGTCTGAACCAAAGGAATAATGGGAATAATTAATTCAACACTAtagtaaaaatagtaatagtctccttccttctttccactttttttttttttttttttggtattagtcAACTTTCTTGACTGTTGATTTTGTGGCTAGGCAGCTGACTAACCAGCTAGCTAATCTTCCAAAGCTCATAACAACCTTATGAACAGACATTGCTATCACTAATTTACAAATCAACTGTGAGTTACTTCCTACTACCTTTGTAACAGGGCAGTTtgacaacagcagcagcagcaatatCACCTACTCAACAGGGCTTCGTGTGATCATAGCCTGAGGGCTTTCATGAGTGATCATACCCCCCAGTACAGCAAGTCCCAGTCACTCAAGCCTGGGGATAGAAATAATTTGTATAGAAAAAAGAGAGGCCCAAAACCCAGGTAAATATACTGTGTCTACTTATTGTTAGCTACGCAATGTGCTCCACAGCTAGGGGTCTGGTCAGAGCCACTGTTCATTATCTAGCTGTTGCTATAACAAGCAGATAAGGTGCTTTGCCTGTACTTTGTCTTTTCCTATTAAGAATTCATTTGccagagggtgcctggctggttcagtcggtagagcatgccaCTATTGACCTTGGGgttatgggttcaagccccatgttgggtatagagattacttaaaaataaaaccttaaaaaaaaaaaattcatttgccaGGCTTAAATTATCTATTAACAGACCTGAATTAATTGatcagaaaaaaacccaagagaaaatttaaacagcAACGCCTCAAAACACCAATTAATCAGGAGCAGAGTAGAGCCAACTCGAGAACATTTCACAAAGTTTTATAATggcttaaaattttcatttgcaaatgcattttatttactttctgagTGTATGAAAGTGTCAGAACATGGGGGCACCCAGCTCTAAGAACAATCATATGAAGAAAAACGGTGGAAAGAGCAGTGACAGGAGTAGGACCTGGGTTCAGACCTGGTTTTGCCACCTTACTAGCTAGGTGTCTTTGGGCCACCTTCTTGTTTCCTTGAGCctaagtttcctcatctataaaatgggattattttctcatgagattctttgaaaaaatgttattaaaccTATGTTAAATCAGATTATGCCTGCCAAACATGGTGAATGTTCAAGAAGTCACCCTTTTTCTATTCCTTACTTGGTTCATTACTCAAAATCCAAGCATATATTTGTAACAAGAAGAGATTCAGAAATCCCTGACTTGACATCACTATCTTCAATAAATGCCAACAGCCCAGTCCTGTCTACTTAgcagaatgaaataattttatctatGCTTTATAGAGTATCGGCTCTCTTTCAGGAAATCTCTGCACCATTTATTTATACTAAATAATTCACATCACTTCGGAGAAAATGAAGAAGGCATTTTAAGGtaaaagaagaaggaggtggAAAGTGGGGAAGTCTTTGTAATTAATCTGAAAACAAACAGAATCTggactattttgttttttctgaagGTGGATCTTTACCAAGGCCAATTTCATTGAATGGGTTGTGCACCAGCTTTTGCAAATTCACACTCAGGCACTTGCAGACCCAGGTCCACTGTTCTTCCAAAATTTCTACCTCACAGATATGAGGCCATGGTTTTGAACCAAAACTGGAGTGTGTGGCTTAATTCAAGTGCACTTAGTGGGGGTAAAAGGATAGAATGTTTGATTTTTGGAAGACTACCCCCCCAACTCCAATACAAATCGTAATCCCTAGAGATTCATAATGCTGGTCTTAAGAACGGCACAGAAgtctatctttttcttcttcttctttttaaaaaatttatttgtttgacagacagagatcacaaaggcagagagcccaatgcggggcttgatcccagcaccctgaaatcatgacctgagctgaaggcagaggcttaacccactgagccactcaggtgcccccagaaatctattttctaatCAATGATAAAAGATGCTCTGGTCCGTCATATAaagttctctttttctgccaGGCAGATTGTATTGAGAAGGTACAACAGAAGAAAGAGTACTGCCTTGGAAGTTACACAGCTCTGCCTTTCAATTTTGTATCATCATCTCCTTGAGGTTTGCCTTTGCCAACATCCCCAACACCTTActcttaacaaaaagaaaagaaatcccacaGTCTATCAGCACTTTCTGCACAAAGTTATATATTCATTATGGTAAGACTTTTCATCTATTTCCAGTGTCTCACTGTAGAAATGACATGCTGTTCCCCTCTCACAGTAAGCACAACTCTGTTGAGCAATTCTCTTATGTGTAATTCAGACTGACGTTTAGTCTGCGGTGGAATGAAGAGGAATCTCAA from Mustela erminea isolate mMusErm1 chromosome 1, mMusErm1.Pri, whole genome shotgun sequence harbors:
- the TMCC1 gene encoding transmembrane and coiled-coil domains protein 1 isoform X6 — encoded protein: MEPSLSSETIERLEVSSLAQTSSAVASSTDGSIHTDSVDGTPDPQRTKAAIAHLQQKILKLTEQIKIAQTARDDNVAEYLKLANSADKQQAARIKQVFEKKNQKSAQTILQLQKKLEHYHRKLREVEQNGIPRQPKDVFRDMHQGLKDVGAKVTGFSEGVVDSVKGGLSSFSQATHSAAGAVVSKPREIASLIRNKFGSADNIPNLKDSLEEGQVDDGGKGLGVISNFQSSPKYGSEEDCSSATSGSVGANSTTGGIAVGASSSKTNTLDMQSSGFDALLHEIQEIRETQARLEESFETLKEHYQRDYSLIMQALQEERYRCERLEEQLNDLTELHQNEILNLKQELASMEEKIAYQSYERARDIQEALEACQTRISKMELQQQQQQVVQLEGLENATARNLLGKLINILLAVMAVLLVFVSTVANCVVPLMKTRNRTFSTLFLVVFIAFLWKHWDALFSYVERFFSSPR
- the TMCC1 gene encoding transmembrane and coiled-coil domains protein 1 isoform X3, coding for MLMWCGCTCLFCERHFSEAVKIERLEVSSLAQTSSAVASSTDGSIHTDSVDGTPDPQRTKAAIAHLQQKILKLTEQIKIAQTARDDNVAEYLKLANSADKQQAARIKQVFEKKNQKSAQTILQLQKKLEHYHRKLREVEQNGIPRQPKDVFRDMHQGLKDVGAKVTGFSEGVVDSVKGGLSSFSQATHSAAGAVVSKPREIASLIRNKFGSADNIPNLKDSLEEGQVDDGGKGLGVISNFQSSPKYGSEEDCSSATSGSVGANSTTGGIAVGASSSKTNTLDMQSSGFDALLHEIQEIRETQARLEESFETLKEHYQRDYSLIMQALQEERYRCERLEEQLNDLTELHQNEILNLKQELASMEEKIAYQSYERARDIQEALEACQTRISKMELQQQQQQVVQLEGLENATARNLLGKLINILLAVMAVLLVFVSTVANCVVPLMKTRNRTFSTLFLVVFIAFLWKHWDALFSYVERFFSSPR
- the TMCC1 gene encoding transmembrane and coiled-coil domains protein 1 isoform X5 encodes the protein MVQRFSLRRQLSKIERLEVSSLAQTSSAVASSTDGSIHTDSVDGTPDPQRTKAAIAHLQQKILKLTEQIKIAQTARDDNVAEYLKLANSADKQQAARIKQVFEKKNQKSAQTILQLQKKLEHYHRKLREVEQNGIPRQPKDVFRDMHQGLKDVGAKVTGFSEGVVDSVKGGLSSFSQATHSAAGAVVSKPREIASLIRNKFGSADNIPNLKDSLEEGQVDDGGKGLGVISNFQSSPKYGSEEDCSSATSGSVGANSTTGGIAVGASSSKTNTLDMQSSGFDALLHEIQEIRETQARLEESFETLKEHYQRDYSLIMQALQEERYRCERLEEQLNDLTELHQNEILNLKQELASMEEKIAYQSYERARDIQEALEACQTRISKMELQQQQQQVVQLEGLENATARNLLGKLINILLAVMAVLLVFVSTVANCVVPLMKTRNRTFSTLFLVVFIAFLWKHWDALFSYVERFFSSPR
- the TMCC1 gene encoding transmembrane and coiled-coil domains protein 1 isoform X2, whose product is MKRGTSLHSRRGKPEAPKGSPQINRKSGQEMATVMQSGRPRSSSTTDAPTSSAMMEIACAAAAACLPGDEATAERIERLEVSSLAQTSSAVASSTDGSIHTDSVDGTPDPQRTKAAIAHLQQKILKLTEQIKIAQTARDDNVAEYLKLANSADKQQAARIKQVFEKKNQKSAQTILQLQKKLEHYHRKLREVEQNGIPRQPKDVFRDMHQGLKDVGAKVTGFSEGVVDSVKGGLSSFSQATHSAAGAVVSKPREIASLIRNKFGSADNIPNLKDSLEEGQVDDGGKGLGVISNFQSSPKYGSEEDCSSATSGSVGANSTTGGIAVGASSSKTNTLDMQSSGFDALLHEIQEIRETQARLEESFETLKEHYQRDYSLIMQALQEERYRCERLEEQLNDLTELHQNEILNLKQELASMEEKIAYQSYERARDIQEALEACQTRISKMELQQQQQQVVQLEGLENATARNLLGKLINILLAVMAVLLVFVSTVANCVVPLMKTRNRTFSTLFLVVFIAFLWKHWDALFSYVERFFSSPR
- the TMCC1 gene encoding transmembrane and coiled-coil domains protein 1 isoform X4, whose translation is MEPSLSSETVCCICIERLEVSSLAQTSSAVASSTDGSIHTDSVDGTPDPQRTKAAIAHLQQKILKLTEQIKIAQTARDDNVAEYLKLANSADKQQAARIKQVFEKKNQKSAQTILQLQKKLEHYHRKLREVEQNGIPRQPKDVFRDMHQGLKDVGAKVTGFSEGVVDSVKGGLSSFSQATHSAAGAVVSKPREIASLIRNKFGSADNIPNLKDSLEEGQVDDGGKGLGVISNFQSSPKYGSEEDCSSATSGSVGANSTTGGIAVGASSSKTNTLDMQSSGFDALLHEIQEIRETQARLEESFETLKEHYQRDYSLIMQALQEERYRCERLEEQLNDLTELHQNEILNLKQELASMEEKIAYQSYERARDIQEALEACQTRISKMELQQQQQQVVQLEGLENATARNLLGKLINILLAVMAVLLVFVSTVANCVVPLMKTRNRTFSTLFLVVFIAFLWKHWDALFSYVERFFSSPR